The DNA segment TTCAAAGCGTCGTTTtgtcttttaataattttgtctgTATATATTAATAATGGACGAATAACATCAATTAAACATACTAAAAAATAACATTATTTGCATTATTTAACCCGTGTTTTTTGGAAGAGGTGGAAAGATGTCTGACGGTAAGTCCGTTCGCACATAACCCGTCGTATTATTTATGTTTACCGTGAAAGTTATATGTTACACTATTCGGCAAAATAATAATACTTTCTGATTTGTTTGTTTCTGTAGAAGAAGTAATACGTCGAAGATTACTCATAGATGGAGATGGTACTGGAGACGATCGTAGAATAAATATGTTGTTGAAATCATTCATAAAATGGATAAATAGTCCAGATGCGGATAATACGTTGCACGAAAGAATGTTGTCACAACTCGCGCAATGTGAATTCGCGCAACGAAAATCCAGACTAGTCTCAAATATGAGTCAAGAAGAGTTAAAAAGCTATGAACAGTTATCGAAAGAAATTGAAATTCAGATAGAGGAGGCCAAAAGAGACATAGAAAAGACAAAGGCAGAGTTGCAGGACGCAAAACGCGTGAGGAAAAACAGAATTGAATACGATGTGTTGGCTAAAGTCATAAATGAACAGCCAGATAGGGTAGAAACTAATTTAAAGCTGGCTACACTACGCGAAGAATTAGATAAATTGAAGGTATGTGTTTGGATTATAGTGGTTGTAAAATTACATTTTGCTGTATGATATTAAAAGAGGCTAATGTAAATATGATTTAACATAAAGGAAAAATCTGAACAACTGGAACACAAATTGGAAATGAGACGTAAACAATTTCATGTTTTAATTTCTTCTATACATTCTTTACAAGGAATGttgaatgagtgtgatgaggaaataatggatgtgaGTTTAGAAAATTATGAAGATACTCCAATGTCTTCTAAAGCA comes from the Colletes latitarsis isolate SP2378_abdomen chromosome 7, iyColLati1, whole genome shotgun sequence genome and includes:
- the Thoc7 gene encoding THO complex subunit 7 isoform X1; translation: MSDEEVIRRRLLIDGDGTGDDRRINMLLKSFIKWINSPDADNTLHERMLSQLAQCEFAQRKSRLVSNMSQEELKSYEQLSKEIEIQIEEAKRDIEKTKAELQDAKRVRKNRIEYDVLAKVINEQPDRVETNLKLATLREELDKLKEKSEQLEHKLEMRRKQFHVLISSIHSLQGMLNECDEEIMDVSLENYEDTPMSSKAEANLVVTTCVVSSRL
- the Thoc7 gene encoding THO complex subunit 7 isoform X2; the protein is MSDEEVIRRRLLIDGDGTGDDRRINMLLKSFIKWINSPDADNTLHERMLSQLAQCEFAQRKSRLVSNMSQEELKSYEQLSKEIEIQIEEAKRDIEKTKAELQDAKRVRKNRIEYDVLAKVINEQPDRVETNLKLATLREELDKLKEKSEQLEHKLEMRRKQFHVLISSIHSLQGMLNECDEEIMDVSLENYEDTPMSSKAEANLGCCT